Proteins encoded together in one Bos javanicus breed banteng chromosome 6, ARS-OSU_banteng_1.0, whole genome shotgun sequence window:
- the AP1AR gene encoding AP-1 complex-associated regulatory protein isoform X3, whose translation MGNCCWTQCFGLLRKEAGRLQRVGGGGGSKYFRTCSRGEHLTIEFENLVESDEGESPGSSHRPLTEEEIVDLREKHYDSIVEKQKDLDMKIQKEQERQRVVQRCRASNNGEYQSPGPEDDFESCLRNIKSQYEVFRSSRLSSDATVLTPNTESSCDLMTKTKSTSGNDDSTSLDLEWEDEEGMNRMLPMRERSKTEEDILRAALKYSCKKTGSNPTSASDDSNGLEWENDFVSAEMDDNGNSEYCGFVNPVLELSDSGLKQYDSDQQKR comes from the exons ATGGGGAACTGCTGCTGGACGCAGTGCTTCGGACTCCTCCGCAAGGAAGCTGGGCGGCTGCAGCGTGTAGGAGGCGGCGGAGG ATCCAAGTATTTTAGAACATGCTCAAGAGGTGAGCACTTAACTATAGAG TTTGAGAATCTAGTAGAAAGTGATGAA GGAGAAAGCCCAGGAAGCAGTCATAG GCCTCTTACTGAGGAAGAAATTGTTGACCTGAGAGAGAAGCATTATGATTCCATtgttgaaaaacagaaagatctTGATATGAAAATCCAAAAAGAG CAAGAAAGGCAGAGAGTTGTGCAGCGATGCCGTGCTTCCAACAATGGAGAATATCAAAG TCCAGGACCAGAAGATGACTTTGAATCTTGTTTGAGAAATATAAAGTCACAGTATGAAGTTTTTCGAAGTAGTa GGCTCTCATCAGATGCCACAGTTTTGACACCAAATACAGAAAGCAGTTGTGATTTAATGACCAAAACTAAATCAACTAGTGGAAATGATGACAGCACATCTTTAGATCTAGAATGGGAAGATGAAGAag GAATGAATCGAATGCTTCCAATGAGAGAACGTTCCAAAACAGAGGAAGACATTCTCCGGGCAGCACTTAAGTATAGCTGCAAGAAGACTGGAAGTAATCCTACATCAGCCTCTGATGATTCCAATGGGCTGGAGTGGGAGAATGATTTTGTTAGTGCCGAAATGGATGATAATGGCAATTCCGAGTATTGTGGATTTGTAAATCCTGTATTAGAACTGTCCGATTCTGGTCTAAAGCAATATGATTCAGATCAACAAAAACGATAG
- the AP1AR gene encoding AP-1 complex-associated regulatory protein isoform X1, whose product MGNCCWTQCFGLLRKEAGRLQRVGGGGGSKYFRTCSRGEHLTIEFENLVESDEGESPGSSHRPLTEEEIVDLREKHYDSIVEKQKDLDMKIQKELALQEEKLRLEEEALYAAQREAARAAKQRKLLEQERQRVVQRCRASNNGEYQSPGPEDDFESCLRNIKSQYEVFRSSRLSSDATVLTPNTESSCDLMTKTKSTSGNDDSTSLDLEWEDEEGMNRMLPMRERSKTEEDILRAALKYSCKKTGSNPTSASDDSNGLEWENDFVSAEMDDNGNSEYCGFVNPVLELSDSGLKQYDSDQQKR is encoded by the exons ATGGGGAACTGCTGCTGGACGCAGTGCTTCGGACTCCTCCGCAAGGAAGCTGGGCGGCTGCAGCGTGTAGGAGGCGGCGGAGG ATCCAAGTATTTTAGAACATGCTCAAGAGGTGAGCACTTAACTATAGAG TTTGAGAATCTAGTAGAAAGTGATGAA GGAGAAAGCCCAGGAAGCAGTCATAG GCCTCTTACTGAGGAAGAAATTGTTGACCTGAGAGAGAAGCATTATGATTCCATtgttgaaaaacagaaagatctTGATATGAAAATCCAAAAAGAG TTAGCCTTACAAGAAGAGAAGTTAAGACTAGAAGAAGAAGCTTTATACGCTGCACAGCGTGAAGCAGCCAGGGCAGCAAAGCAGCGAAAGCTCTTGGAG CAAGAAAGGCAGAGAGTTGTGCAGCGATGCCGTGCTTCCAACAATGGAGAATATCAAAG TCCAGGACCAGAAGATGACTTTGAATCTTGTTTGAGAAATATAAAGTCACAGTATGAAGTTTTTCGAAGTAGTa GGCTCTCATCAGATGCCACAGTTTTGACACCAAATACAGAAAGCAGTTGTGATTTAATGACCAAAACTAAATCAACTAGTGGAAATGATGACAGCACATCTTTAGATCTAGAATGGGAAGATGAAGAag GAATGAATCGAATGCTTCCAATGAGAGAACGTTCCAAAACAGAGGAAGACATTCTCCGGGCAGCACTTAAGTATAGCTGCAAGAAGACTGGAAGTAATCCTACATCAGCCTCTGATGATTCCAATGGGCTGGAGTGGGAGAATGATTTTGTTAGTGCCGAAATGGATGATAATGGCAATTCCGAGTATTGTGGATTTGTAAATCCTGTATTAGAACTGTCCGATTCTGGTCTAAAGCAATATGATTCAGATCAACAAAAACGATAG
- the AP1AR gene encoding AP-1 complex-associated regulatory protein isoform X2, protein MYLTQIFILTLSFLLFQFENLVESDEGESPGSSHRPLTEEEIVDLREKHYDSIVEKQKDLDMKIQKELALQEEKLRLEEEALYAAQREAARAAKQRKLLEQERQRVVQRCRASNNGEYQSPGPEDDFESCLRNIKSQYEVFRSSRLSSDATVLTPNTESSCDLMTKTKSTSGNDDSTSLDLEWEDEEGMNRMLPMRERSKTEEDILRAALKYSCKKTGSNPTSASDDSNGLEWENDFVSAEMDDNGNSEYCGFVNPVLELSDSGLKQYDSDQQKR, encoded by the exons ATGTACCTTACACAAATATTCAtcctaacactttctttcttgtTGTTTCAGTTTGAGAATCTAGTAGAAAGTGATGAA GGAGAAAGCCCAGGAAGCAGTCATAG GCCTCTTACTGAGGAAGAAATTGTTGACCTGAGAGAGAAGCATTATGATTCCATtgttgaaaaacagaaagatctTGATATGAAAATCCAAAAAGAG TTAGCCTTACAAGAAGAGAAGTTAAGACTAGAAGAAGAAGCTTTATACGCTGCACAGCGTGAAGCAGCCAGGGCAGCAAAGCAGCGAAAGCTCTTGGAG CAAGAAAGGCAGAGAGTTGTGCAGCGATGCCGTGCTTCCAACAATGGAGAATATCAAAG TCCAGGACCAGAAGATGACTTTGAATCTTGTTTGAGAAATATAAAGTCACAGTATGAAGTTTTTCGAAGTAGTa GGCTCTCATCAGATGCCACAGTTTTGACACCAAATACAGAAAGCAGTTGTGATTTAATGACCAAAACTAAATCAACTAGTGGAAATGATGACAGCACATCTTTAGATCTAGAATGGGAAGATGAAGAag GAATGAATCGAATGCTTCCAATGAGAGAACGTTCCAAAACAGAGGAAGACATTCTCCGGGCAGCACTTAAGTATAGCTGCAAGAAGACTGGAAGTAATCCTACATCAGCCTCTGATGATTCCAATGGGCTGGAGTGGGAGAATGATTTTGTTAGTGCCGAAATGGATGATAATGGCAATTCCGAGTATTGTGGATTTGTAAATCCTGTATTAGAACTGTCCGATTCTGGTCTAAAGCAATATGATTCAGATCAACAAAAACGATAG
- the AP1AR gene encoding AP-1 complex-associated regulatory protein isoform X4 yields MKPLTEEEIVDLREKHYDSIVEKQKDLDMKIQKELALQEEKLRLEEEALYAAQREAARAAKQRKLLEQERQRVVQRCRASNNGEYQSPGPEDDFESCLRNIKSQYEVFRSSRLSSDATVLTPNTESSCDLMTKTKSTSGNDDSTSLDLEWEDEEGMNRMLPMRERSKTEEDILRAALKYSCKKTGSNPTSASDDSNGLEWENDFVSAEMDDNGNSEYCGFVNPVLELSDSGLKQYDSDQQKR; encoded by the exons ATGAA GCCTCTTACTGAGGAAGAAATTGTTGACCTGAGAGAGAAGCATTATGATTCCATtgttgaaaaacagaaagatctTGATATGAAAATCCAAAAAGAG TTAGCCTTACAAGAAGAGAAGTTAAGACTAGAAGAAGAAGCTTTATACGCTGCACAGCGTGAAGCAGCCAGGGCAGCAAAGCAGCGAAAGCTCTTGGAG CAAGAAAGGCAGAGAGTTGTGCAGCGATGCCGTGCTTCCAACAATGGAGAATATCAAAG TCCAGGACCAGAAGATGACTTTGAATCTTGTTTGAGAAATATAAAGTCACAGTATGAAGTTTTTCGAAGTAGTa GGCTCTCATCAGATGCCACAGTTTTGACACCAAATACAGAAAGCAGTTGTGATTTAATGACCAAAACTAAATCAACTAGTGGAAATGATGACAGCACATCTTTAGATCTAGAATGGGAAGATGAAGAag GAATGAATCGAATGCTTCCAATGAGAGAACGTTCCAAAACAGAGGAAGACATTCTCCGGGCAGCACTTAAGTATAGCTGCAAGAAGACTGGAAGTAATCCTACATCAGCCTCTGATGATTCCAATGGGCTGGAGTGGGAGAATGATTTTGTTAGTGCCGAAATGGATGATAATGGCAATTCCGAGTATTGTGGATTTGTAAATCCTGTATTAGAACTGTCCGATTCTGGTCTAAAGCAATATGATTCAGATCAACAAAAACGATAG